Proteins encoded together in one Sulfurovum xiamenensis window:
- a CDS encoding minor capsid protein, with translation MTDIERYHLLLRYEALASQLKLDGLTSYERSILDTLDKVISAFVTSEDMTELQRRRLLTKLITEELDPVYKTLSDNLLAEMAIVAGISASYVSSLYLDTPIDKAMKFNAKTLIHGYELGDILKTNNSDHIKQFKRIIALGISEGKHSSVVARELRQSTDKRLSHIDKTIIQSAMAKAREDAKEDTFNELEKQDIIKGYEFVATLEVNTCAICRELDGKKWKRLKDIKPDQKPKIHFRCRCTLAPISKNVQQRAGQQYFTTEEGTKKNGSVFPNINYYEWLDLQPKEVQKIVKSNKHISLKEFNYLINL, from the coding sequence ATGACAGATATTGAAAGGTACCACCTTCTTTTAAGATATGAAGCACTTGCGAGTCAACTGAAGCTTGACGGTCTTACATCTTATGAGAGATCGATACTTGATACACTTGACAAGGTTATATCTGCATTCGTAACATCAGAGGATATGACAGAGCTTCAAAGAAGAAGGTTACTTACTAAACTGATCACGGAAGAACTGGACCCGGTATACAAAACACTGTCAGACAATCTGCTTGCTGAAATGGCAATAGTGGCAGGAATTTCAGCTTCATATGTTTCATCACTGTATTTAGATACACCTATAGACAAGGCTATGAAGTTCAATGCTAAGACACTGATACACGGCTATGAACTTGGAGACATACTTAAAACCAATAATAGTGACCATATAAAGCAGTTTAAACGGATCATCGCTCTTGGGATATCCGAGGGTAAACATAGCAGCGTTGTAGCAAGAGAGCTGAGACAGTCCACCGATAAAAGACTATCACATATTGATAAGACGATCATCCAAAGTGCTATGGCAAAAGCTCGTGAAGATGCCAAAGAGGACACATTTAATGAACTTGAAAAGCAGGATATTATTAAAGGGTATGAATTTGTAGCCACGCTTGAAGTCAATACCTGTGCAATATGCCGTGAATTGGACGGGAAGAAATGGAAAAGGCTAAAGGATATCAAACCTGACCAAAAGCCAAAGATACACTTTAGATGCAGATGCACACTTGCACCGATATCTAAAAATGTTCAACAAAGAGCAGGACAGCAATACTTTACCACAGAAGAAGGTACTAAAAAGAATGGTTCTGTGTTTCCAAATATAAACTACTACGAATGGCTAGACCTTCAGCCAAAAGAAGTGCAAAAAATAGTCAAGTCAAACAAACATATCTCTCTCAAAGAATTTAACTACCTTATCAATCTGTAA